The Terriglobus roseus region TGCCCCGATCCCATTCAATACAACGACCCCAATGCCTGCGCGACGCATGTTCGGTTTCGCAAAATGACGACGGATGTGGGTGGTGTTGGTGCGTCGTCGGGCATCTTCGCCCTGGCTGCCAATGACAAGGCGATGGTGGCGGTGGGCGGCGATTACATGCATCCGGAGTTGGCGGCGCACACTGCTGCGTTCAGCGTGAATGGCGGCATGGGATGGCAACCTGCGGAGACCATGCCGCGCGGTTATCGCAGCACCGTGGCCTATGACTCTGCAACGAAGACGTGGATCGCGACGGGACCGACGGGCACCGATGTCTCCACAGACGATGGCCGTAACTGGAAGCCATTGTTGCCGGATGTGAAGGCTGGTGATGTTGCCGACGCGGATCGCAACTGGAATGCATTGTCATTGCCGTTCGTCGTGGGGCCGAAGGGACGTATCGGACGGCTGCGCGATGGCGTGCTTAACAAAAAGTAAGTTCGCGATTCGCGCGGGCGTCATGCAGGCTCTGCTTCCCTCCTGATAGAAGGGATGGGATGAAGGTTTCAGGATTGCAGAGGTTGCTGGCCGTGTGGCTGGCGTTGGTTGTGGGTGCGGCGTGTGCGCAGGAGCCGCAGTTGACGCTGCATGGCGAGGTGCGTCGCGCGCAGTTTATGTCGTACCAGGAAGTGCCGTTTGATGTGCCGGAGGGCGTGTCGCGGCTTACGGTGGAGTTCACGTACACCGGGCATGATCACGGCACGAATCTTGATATGGGTGTGATTGATCCGCAGCGTTTTCGCGGATGGAGTGGCGGCAACAAACACACGTTTACTGTGAGCGAATCGGATGCGACGCCTTCGTATCTGCCGGGGCCCGTTGTTGCGGGGCGTTGGCGGTTGTTGGTTGGCGTGCCTGCCATTCGTGAGGGTTCTGTTGCGCAGTACACAGTGAAGGTGTGGTGGCAGAAGGTTGGTACGGATGCTGCGTCTGGCTCCACGTTTTCGCAGAAGCCGATACGTGAAGGCGCTGCTTGGTATCGCGGCGATCTGCATATGCACACGGGACATAGCGATGGATCGTGTGCGAGCGAGAGTGGTGCGCGGATTCCCTGCCCTGTGTTTCTGACTGCGCAGGCTGCAGTGGCGCGTGGGCTGGACTTCATTGCTATCACCGATCACAACACCACATCGCACTACGATGCGATGCGGGAATTGCAGCCGTACTTCGATAAGCTGCTGCTGATTCCGGGACGCGAAATCACCACGTTTTATGGACACGCGAACGTGTTTGGTACAACGCAGTTCATTGATTTTCGGCTTGGCACGAAACCTGTTCCCACGATGAAGGTGCTATTGGATGAAGTGGATGCTGCGCATGGATTGCTTGCGTTGAATCATCCGGGTGTTCCTTCCGGCGAGCAGTGCATGGGGTGCGGATGGACTGCTCCAAACACAGACTTCGCGCGCATTCACGTGATGGAAGCAGTGAATGGAGCGGATGCGGATGGGGAGAAGTCCGGTGTGCCGGTGTGGCAGCAGCAGCTAGATCGCGGTCTGCGCATCACGGCGATTGGTGGCAGTGACAATCACAACGCGTTGATCAAACCGGGGCAGAACAATGCGATTGGTTCGCCTACGACGGTGGTTTATTCGACGTCGTTGTCTGAGAGTGCGATTCTTGCGGGGATTCGTGCAGGACATGTGTTCATTGATACTGATGGCACGAAGGGCCGGTCTTTGATCCTGTCTGCTGTTTCGGGCAATGAACATGCGTTGATGGGCGATGTGATGCATGTTGCCGCTGACGTGACGGTGACATTCACTGTGGAAGCGAACGATGTCGCGGGAATGCATGGTGAGGTCATCACTGATGGAAAGCACAGCATGCTGGAAGGCAGTATCTTCGCGCCGGGCAAACAGGTAAGAACATTCACCTTTGCGAGTGATGGCAAGCCACATACTGTTCGCGTGGAGATTCGCGATGCTGCTGGAAAGCTGAAGCTGCTGGCGAATCCCGTATATCTGAATCGGTAGGACACTCAGTGTGTTGCGGGTGGCGTATGCATCAGGGTGGGATGGCGTCGCATGAGTAGCACCAGCGCGCGTCGCAGATAGATCGCGAGCAGCGGTGTGAGGATAACGGCGATTGCGCCCCAAACAATCAGCGCATGCCACTCCCATTGCCAGATGTTGCGCACCATCAGGATGGGGTGGTGGCTTAGGTGGTGAAGCTGTTGCCGCGTGAAGGGCAGGCGGCGTGTGCGGAAGAGGTGCACGCCCGCCTGAATGAATGGCAGGAACAACAGAACATGTAGCGGCGCAACGATGTGCGAACCAATCTGCGAAGCAGTCTGGCTAAGCCGAAACAGCCACGCGATGAGAATCAGCAGCACCGTGGTCACGCCAACGGTGGGATTGATGCCGATCATCATTCCCAGAGCGAGGCTCCATGCAAGGCGGCGCGGTGTGACACCTCCGCGAAGTAGTCGCAGCAATGGCCGCAGCACCTTGCAGCGCAGAAACTCACGTACGGATTGTGGCACGCCGAACATACAGAAGAGTTCGACGCTTGGCGGCGCTTGTAGGTTGATTCTTCTTAAGAAAACTCGGCGGACCCGCTAGATTGCATCCGGATTCAGGTCCGGTATGCCACATGCACGCAGAAATTGATATGTTCCATCATAAAAAACTGGAAGTCTCGTGTCGTCCGCGGCATTGCCCCAGGGTACAAAAATCACCATACCTTGTCGCGCGCGTGTGAGGATGACTCGATAGGCGTTCTTGAGATAGAGCTTCCGGTTGGCATCTTTCACGCTTTGCCATTTGGTTCCTTTAAATGAGCGTGTGTTCCAGTGGGCATTGGAGTAGTAGAAATCCCCATCCCAGCCAACCGCTGCCCAATCAAGTTCGAGACCCTGCACATCGAATTCGCTTGCCACTTCTTCTAGATGGCTTGAAGAGCGCACGTCTTCACTTGAGTTTAGAAACCAGCAAGCAGGGTCAACCTTAGCCTTGATATATATGCCTTCTGGACGGAGTCGTTGGGCGCCAGAAGACGCGACGATTCCGTAACGCTCTGTGCCACGCGCTCTTGCTTTGAGCCACTTGCGTGCGTCGGCAAGATTACGTGTGAGATAGATTGGATAGTTTGTTTGGATGCTCTGGTAAGCAGACTTAGCTGCGTCGAGGTCTCCATCGAGAACGTGTGCCACGAAGTCTGAGAGCTTTTCGGCTCGAAATGAGCGCATGGATACTGCGAGATGGAGGCGTCTATCAGAGTGCGTACGAGGTGAAGCGAGGAAAGACTCGACTGTCTTCTGCAAGCCATACTCTGGCAGCGCGATTTGGGGTGAAACGAAACATTGCCAATCGGGAAAGTGATTGCTGAGTGCTTCAATCCATTCCGACATACCCGCTTCGCCTGTGTTGATCTCTTGTCCACCACCGATGAGGCACACAATCACGCACCAGTCCTTGTGGCGATTCATGACGCCGATCAAGAATTCTGGTTCCGAGTGCTGGAAGTTCGCTCGACCACGCTTCTGTTCCATGAACTTGGCTAGTTGATCGCGGGTCCAGGCACGTTGCGATTCATCAAAGACCACGACTTTTTCGCTGGTCGGATCCTGACTCTTCAATGCTTCATCGCGGAAGTGCCGAATATTCTGAATGAACTGTTCGACTTCGCGCGCATTCTTCTCACCCTTACGTTTCGCCTTATCGCGGTTGAGCGCGGTGCGAAGGACATTGACGAGAGGGTCATTGCCTGACAGAAAAACAGCATGCTCGTCATGGTATTCGAGGGAGCGTTGCGTAGCGATATTAAGGCCGGCGAGCGTCTTTCCGGAACCAGGAACTCCCGTAACAAAACAGATTGCCTTGAAGTTTTGCTGTCGTGCACGGCTAACGATTTCGTCGACACCGGCGGCTGTCTCTTGTAGGTTTAGAGCTCCTGCGTCGCTGCGTGAAATGTCTTCGACACTGTGACCTTGATAGAGAACCCGAGCCGCTTCAATGATGGTGGGTGTGGGGCGATATCCAGTTGATTCCCATCGTTCAATTTGGATCGGCGTGTAGTTTGACTTCGTTGTGATTTCCTCTAGTAGCTCGCCGAGTCCATTTGCATTGACCTTTAGAGGGCATGCGACCTGGTCAGCACTGAAGATGGGTTCGCTGTTCCCGGCTGCTAGTGCTGCGGTGGCAACGAGTACGGGAATTATTGGTACGTTATGGCTGCCTTCATGGAAGTTCTTTAGGTCGAGCGCGTAGTCCTCAGCCTGATCAAGAGCGTACTTGTCGTAGGTTTTTGCACCCACTTTAAATTCGATAACAAAGGCGATCCCCTCTGTGAGTAGCAGTGCATCAACTCGCTTTCCCATCCGCGGTATGAAAAATTCGAGGTAGATTTTGCTAGCGTGCCTGTCGACTAACGATTGCCTCAAAATTTCAATTTGTCGTAACCAGGCTTCGCGCTGGGACTCTTCGAGGGTATGGTGATGCTCCATTGTCAATACTGCTAGGATGTCGTTCTCATTCTGGGTAAGAAACTCCGCCACCAGGGCGGAGTAATACGCTTTGACTCCCACGTCGTCTCCAAATGGCTGTATGGCTAAGCTTAGCGCCAACAATGAAAGAAGCCTCTCTGCAGAGAGGCTTCTTTTCGTAATCAATCTTCAACCTACAAGGTAGGGGATCGATGAGTGAGTAGGTCCTTTGCGCGTGCGATGAAGTCGGCTAGTGGGGTGCTGCCTTCGTCGCCTTTGCCCCTGGTGCGGACGCTTACGGCTTCGTTTGCGGCCTCCTTGTCGCCCATGATGAGGACGAACGGGATCTTCTCGTTGGCGAAGTCGCGGATCTTGGCCTTCATCATTTCGTTGCGCTCGTCGAGGTCTACGCGGAGGCCGATCTTTTCGAGTTCGGCTTTCACCTTGCGGGCGTAGTCGATGTGCTTTTCGCTGATGGGGACGAGGCCTACCTGCACCGGCGCGAGCCATAGCGGGAACGCTCCGGCGTAGTGTTCGATGAGGACGCCGAAGAAACGTTCGACGGAGCCGAAGAGTGCGCGGTGAACCATTACGGGCTGGTGCTTTTCACCGTCTTCGCCGGTGTATTCGAGTTCGAAGCGACGTGGCAGGTTGAAGTCGAACTGCACGGTAGAGAGCTGCCAGAGGCGGCCAAGGACGTCGACGAGTTTGACGTCGATCTTGGGGCCGTAGAAGGCTGCTTCACCGGGGAACTCCTGGAACTTGAGGCCACGCTTTGTGAGCACGTCACGCAGTGCGCCTTCGGAGTAGGCCCAGTCTTCAGCGGTACCGAAGAATTCGCCTTCCTTCTTCGGGTCGCGCGTGGAGAGTTCGACGCGGTACTCGGCAAAGCCGAAGTTCTGCAGTACAGCTTCTGCGAAGTCGAGGCAGGCTTCTACTTCGCCGCTGATCTGGTCGGGCGTGCAGAAGATGTGCGCGTCGTCCTGCGTAAAGCCACGCACGCGCAGCAAGCCGTGCATGGTGCCGCTGCGTTCGTAGCGATACACGTTGCCAAACTCG contains the following coding sequences:
- a CDS encoding DUF2075 domain-containing protein, with translation MGVKAYYSALVAEFLTQNENDILAVLTMEHHHTLEESQREAWLRQIEILRQSLVDRHASKIYLEFFIPRMGKRVDALLLTEGIAFVIEFKVGAKTYDKYALDQAEDYALDLKNFHEGSHNVPIIPVLVATAALAAGNSEPIFSADQVACPLKVNANGLGELLEEITTKSNYTPIQIERWESTGYRPTPTIIEAARVLYQGHSVEDISRSDAGALNLQETAAGVDEIVSRARQQNFKAICFVTGVPGSGKTLAGLNIATQRSLEYHDEHAVFLSGNDPLVNVLRTALNRDKAKRKGEKNAREVEQFIQNIRHFRDEALKSQDPTSEKVVVFDESQRAWTRDQLAKFMEQKRGRANFQHSEPEFLIGVMNRHKDWCVIVCLIGGGQEINTGEAGMSEWIEALSNHFPDWQCFVSPQIALPEYGLQKTVESFLASPRTHSDRRLHLAVSMRSFRAEKLSDFVAHVLDGDLDAAKSAYQSIQTNYPIYLTRNLADARKWLKARARGTERYGIVASSGAQRLRPEGIYIKAKVDPACWFLNSSEDVRSSSHLEEVASEFDVQGLELDWAAVGWDGDFYYSNAHWNTRSFKGTKWQSVKDANRKLYLKNAYRVILTRARQGMVIFVPWGNAADDTRLPVFYDGTYQFLRACGIPDLNPDAI
- a CDS encoding DUF2062 domain-containing protein, with the translated sequence MPQSVREFLRCKVLRPLLRLLRGGVTPRRLAWSLALGMMIGINPTVGVTTVLLILIAWLFRLSQTASQIGSHIVAPLHVLLFLPFIQAGVHLFRTRRLPFTRQQLHHLSHHPILMVRNIWQWEWHALIVWGAIAVILTPLLAIYLRRALVLLMRRHPTLMHTPPATH
- a CDS encoding CehA/McbA family metallohydrolase, which gives rise to MKVSGLQRLLAVWLALVVGAACAQEPQLTLHGEVRRAQFMSYQEVPFDVPEGVSRLTVEFTYTGHDHGTNLDMGVIDPQRFRGWSGGNKHTFTVSESDATPSYLPGPVVAGRWRLLVGVPAIREGSVAQYTVKVWWQKVGTDAASGSTFSQKPIREGAAWYRGDLHMHTGHSDGSCASESGARIPCPVFLTAQAAVARGLDFIAITDHNTTSHYDAMRELQPYFDKLLLIPGREITTFYGHANVFGTTQFIDFRLGTKPVPTMKVLLDEVDAAHGLLALNHPGVPSGEQCMGCGWTAPNTDFARIHVMEAVNGADADGEKSGVPVWQQQLDRGLRITAIGGSDNHNALIKPGQNNAIGSPTTVVYSTSLSESAILAGIRAGHVFIDTDGTKGRSLILSAVSGNEHALMGDVMHVAADVTVTFTVEANDVAGMHGEVITDGKHSMLEGSIFAPGKQVRTFTFASDGKPHTVRVEIRDAAGKLKLLANPVYLNR